From Paenibacillus sp. PvR098:
CGGTACGGGCACCTTCTCCCTGGCTAGAGGCTTTTCTTGGCAGCCTGAACTCATGACCTTCGGTACTGTAATTTTCCCTCCCCATCACAGCTTAGCCTTAATGATGTGCGGATTTGCCTACACATCAGCCTTACTGCTTGGACGAGCATCCATCAGCTCGCGTCACTATCCTTCTGCGTCACCCCATTGCTCATAACGGTTCACGGTGGTACAGGAATTTCAACCTGTTGTCCTTCGACTACGCCTTTCGGCCTCGCCTTAGGTCCCGACTAACCCTGAGTGGACGAACCTTCCTCAGGAACCCTTAGGCTTTCGGCGGATCAGATTCTCACTGATCTTTTCGTTACTCATACCGGCATTCTCACTTGTAACCAGTCCACCAGTCCTCACGATCTAGCTTCAACCCGATTACAACGCTCCCCTACCCCATGACGTCATAGACGTCTAGTCATAGCTTCGGTGGTGTGTTTAGCCCCGTTACATTTTCGGCGCAGAGTCACTCGACCAGTGAGCTATTACGCACTCTTTAAATGGTGGCTGCTTCTAAGCCAACATCCTGGTTGTCTGTGCAACTCCACATCCTTTCCCACTTAACACACACTTGGGGACCTTAGCTGATGATCTGGGCTGTTTCCCTCTTGACAATGGATCTTAGCACTCACTGTCTGACTCCCGGGATAACGTCTGTGGCATTCAGAGTTTGACTGGACTTGGTAACCCTTGGCGGGCCCCGCACCCAATCAGTGCTTTACCTCCACGACGCATCTCCCGAGGCTAGCCCTAAAGCTATTTCGGGGAGAACCAGCTATCTCCGAGTTCGATTGGAATTTCTCCGCTACCCCCACCTCATCCCCGAATTTTTCAACATTCGTGGGTTCGGGCCTCCAGTGCGTGTTACCGCACCTTCACCCTGGACAGGGGTAGATCACACGGTTTCGGGTCTACGTCCACGTACTCAAGCGCCCTATTCAGACTCGCTTTCGCTGCGGCTACGGCTTCTCACCTTAACCTCGCACGGGAACGTAACTCGCCGGTTCATTCTACAAAAGGCACGCCATCACCCATTAACGGGCTCTGACTTCTTGTAAGCACACGGTTTCAGGTTCTTTTTCACTCCGCTCCCGCGGTTCTTTTCACCTTTCCCTCACGGTACTGCTTCACTATCGGTCACCAGGGAGTATTTAGCCTTGGCAGATGGTCCTGCCGGATTCCCACGAGGTTTCACGTGTCTCGCGGTACTCGGGATCCGTCTAGGGTTTTCGCAGAATTTCAGCTACAGGGCTTTTACCTTCTTTGGCCGGCCTTTCCAGACCGCTTCACTTACTCTGCTCAACCCACATTGACGTCCCACAACCCCAGAAAGCAAGCTTCCTGGTTTGGGCTAATCCGCTTTCGCTCGCCGCTACTGACGGAATCACTTTTGTTTTCTTTTCCTGAGGGTACTTAGATGTTTCAGTTCCCCTCGTATGCCTCCAATGCAGCTATGTATTCACTGCATGGTACATGCGAATTACCACATGCGGGTTCCCCCATTCGGACATCCCCGGATCAAAGCCTGCTTACGGCTCCCCGAGGCATTTCGTCGTTCGCCACGTCCTTCTTCGGCTCCTGGTGCCTAGGCATCCTCCGTGTGCTCTTTATAGCTTAACCAATGCTTTGACATGAAGTCTTAGCGTAGTTATAGATCAAAGATCTAAGGATGATTCAGCATTGTTACTTTGTTTCGATATCCAGTTTTCAAGGAACAAACTTTGTTTATTCGCTACCGTTTCACCGGCAGGAACGATATCTTAGCATGTTCGCCGCGGCCGATGCAAGCATCAGCTTTTGACATTTTTGCCAAGACCGAAAGGCATTGCGCCTTTCAAAACTGACAACGAGTGAGTGTGATACAGCTTTCGCTGCAGATTTGTCCGTCGCCCTACAGACGACATGGACTCCATAGAAAGGAGGTGATCCAGCCGCACCTTCCGATACGGCTACCTTGTTACGACTTCACCCCAATCATCTACCCCACCTTCGGCGGCTGGCTCCCTTGCGGGTTACCCCACCGACTTCGGGTGTTGTAAACTCTCGTGGTGTGACGGGCGGTGTGTACAAGACCCGGGAACGTATTCACCGCGGCATGCTGATCCGCGATTACTAGCAATTCCGACTTCATGCAGGCGAGTTGCAGCCTGCAATCCGAACTGAGACCGGCTTATAAAGATTCGCTCCACCTCGCGGTTTCGCTTCTCGTTGTACCGGCCATTGTAGTACGTGTGTAGCCCAGGTCATAAGGGGCATGATGATTTGACGTCATCCCCACCTTCCTCCGGTTTGTCACCGGCAGTCAACTTAGAGTGCCCAACTGAATGCTGGCAACTAAGTTCAAGGGTTGCGCTCGTTGCGGGACTTAACCCAACATCTCACGACACGAGCTGACGACAACCATGCACCACCTGTCTCCTCTGTCCCGAAGGCCTACGATATCTCTACCGTATTCAGAGGGATGTCAAGACCTGGTAAGGTTCTTCGCGTTGCTTCGAATTAAACCACATACTCCACTGCTTGTGCGGGTCCCCGTCAATTCCTTTGAGTTTCACTCTTGCGAGCGTACTCCCCAGGCGGAGTGCTTATTGTGTTTACTTCGGCACCGAGGAATCGAATCCCCGACACCTAGCACTCATCGTTTACGGCGTGGACTACCAGGGTATCTAATCCTGTTTGCTCCCCACGCTTTCGCGCCTCAGCGTCAGTTACAGTCCAGAAAGCCGCCTTCGCCACTGGTGTTCCTCCACATCTCTACGCATTTCACCGCTACACGTGGAATTCCGCTTTCCTCTCCTGCACTCAAGCCACCCAGTTTTCGGTGCGAACCGGGGTTGAGCCCCGGGCTTAAACACCAAACTTAAGTAGCCGCCTGCGCGCGCTTTACGCCCAATAATTCCGGACAACGCTTGCCCCCTACGTATTACCGCGGCTGCTGGCACGTAGTTAGCCGGGGCTTTCTTCTCAAGTACCGTCACCCTCAGAGCAGTTACTCTCCGAGGCGTTCTTCCTTGGCAACAGAGCTTTACGATCCGAAAACCTTCATCACTCACGCGGCGTTGCTCCGTCAGACTTGCGTCCATTGCGGAAGATTCCCTACTGCTGCCTCCCGTAGGAGTCTGGGCCGTGTCTCAGTCCCAGTGTGGCCGATCACCCTCTCAGGTCGGCTACGCATCGTCGCCTTGGTGAGCCATTACCTCACCAACTAGCTAATGCGCCGCAGGCCCATCTGTAAGCCACAGCTTGCGCCGTGTTTCTTGATCTCCCCATGCGGAGAAACCAGCTATTCGGTCTTAGCTACCGTTTCCGGTAGTTATCCCGATCTTACAGGCAGGTTGCCTACGTGTTACTCACCCGTCCGCCGCTAACTTATCCCGAAGGATAAATCCGCTCGACTTGCATGTATTAGGCACGCCGCCAGCGTTCGTCCTGAGCCAGGATCAAACTCTCCATTAAGAAAAGCTGATTGAAAAGCTCATTGCAATGCTGGCGAGAATCAATTGATTCTCTATTTAATGCACTCACTCGTTGTTCAGTTTTCAAAGGGCAATTCTTCATCGTTTTTCGACTTCGTTTTCTCATTCCCGCCAAAAGCGACTTGATTAATATATCATATCAACCTAGTTAAATGCAAGCATTATTTTTCAATCATTTTTTTGCTTGCTGTCTTTCTTTCTTTTAACGAACATCTGCCGCAAAAGCGACAAGAAGTAATATAACAAATTGCAGAATACAATGCAACTGGTATATTTACCCACAAAAAAAGTATGCCCTGCAGCTTAGCTGCAAAGGCATACTCTTGATTCCTTTATTCGCCCTGACGCTCACGCATCAATGGGAAAAGCAGTACATCGCGAATGGATGGGGCATTGGTCAGCAGCATAACCAAACGATCGATACCGATGCCGAGGCCACCTGTTGGCGGCATACCATATTCCAGGGCGCGAACGAAATCTTCGTCCATCTCATGCGCTTCGTCATTACCTTGCTCCCGCTCCACCAGCTGCGCTTCAAAACGTTCGCGCTGATCGATCGGGTCGTTCAACTCGGTGAATGCATTCGCGTGCTCGCGCGCAACAATAAACAGCTCAAAGCGGTCGGTAAACCTCGGATCCTGATCATTCTTCTTTGCCAGCGGCGAGATCGCTACCGGATGGCCGGTAATAAACGTAGGCTGAATTAATGTTTGCTCGACGAACGTCTCAAAGAACTGATTCACGATATGGCCATAGGTCATCATCGGCTCCACAGGTACCTTGTGCTCTTTTGCAAGCCTATGAGCTTCTTCATCACTGATATCAGCGCTAAAATCAACGCCGACTACTTCTTTAATCGCATCCACCATAGAGACGCGGCGCCAAGGCGGGGACAAATCGATTTCTTGGCCTTGGTACGTAATTTGGGTCGTGCCGAGAACTTCCTGCGCAATATGGGCAATCATTTCTTCGGTGAGCTTCATGATATCGTGATAATCGGCGTAAGCCTCATACAGCTCGATCATAGTGAACTCCGGGTTATGCCGCGTGGAGATACCTTCATTACGGTAAACGCGCCCGATCTCATACACTTTCTCCAAGCCGCCTACGATCAATCGCTTCAAATGAAGTTCAATCGCAATCCTCATGTAGAGCTGCATGTCCAGTGCATTATGGTGCGTAATGAACGGCCGTGCCGCCGCGCCGCCGGCAATAGCGTGCAAGGTTGGTGTTTCCACTTC
This genomic window contains:
- the lysS gene encoding lysine--tRNA ligase, giving the protein MTVELELNELLQIRRNKLDELRGMGIDPFGQKYERTHHAGEILKAYEEKTKEELEALSAEVSIAGRIMQKREMGKAGFAHLQDITGKIQIYVRADTVGETKYRAYDLLDIGDLIGIRGTVFKTKTGELSIKAKSLEVLSKSLLPLPEKYHGLKDVELRYRQRYVDLIMNQDVQQTFIARSKIIQSMRRYLDSLGYLEVETPTLHAIAGGAAARPFITHHNALDMQLYMRIAIELHLKRLIVGGLEKVYEIGRVYRNEGISTRHNPEFTMIELYEAYADYHDIMKLTEEMIAHIAQEVLGTTQITYQGQEIDLSPPWRRVSMVDAIKEVVGVDFSADISDEEAHRLAKEHKVPVEPMMTYGHIVNQFFETFVEQTLIQPTFITGHPVAISPLAKKNDQDPRFTDRFELFIVAREHANAFTELNDPIDQRERFEAQLVEREQGNDEAHEMDEDFVRALEYGMPPTGGLGIGIDRLVMLLTNAPSIRDVLLFPLMRERQGE